The Juglans regia cultivar Chandler chromosome 10, Walnut 2.0, whole genome shotgun sequence genome includes the window GGGCTACCCCATAAATCGATAACAAATATACATTTGTAGGGATGATGGAAaggaagggaaaagaaagacaaaacaTGAGAGTAAGTGAGGCCTAGAAAGAAGGGCAGGAAATAAATTAGATTCCCTAGATAAGAGAAAAAGAGATCTAGTACTAAAATATGAGTACTACATGTTGTGCCAAggaattttatcatttcttgaattagattgaattgatcagactaaattttttaagaagCTTAGTGTGCAAATTAAAGAGATAAATACACAACCtgaattttacataatttaataGTACTTCTGGTGTGAATCTCttaaatagtatttaaatgCTTATAATCATAAGCTTTATCTATACAATTATGCAAAATAGAAACACATATAATGTTGATGATAAGGCATTCATAactttacacacacacatgagAATGATTAgatattgtgtgtgtgtgtgtgtgtgtgtatatcatgcatatatatatgggcaAATATGATCTGATttcccataaattttttttttttgataagtactttTGGGGATAATTAATGCAAGCTGCTGTTAAATTGAAACATATAAATCCCTATTGATCTAATACCCAAcgccaaaatctaattaaaagatataaatccCTATTCCACGACAATATGCAAATTTTCCAAACCCAATAcgctaaactaaagaaaaactgAATAGGACAATTGCAAAGTAAAATCttctcaaacccaaaaaaatccaTAAGCAAACAAAACCCTAGACCTGCCAGTATAACACCAACATCATTCacacaaaaattgaaacaaaatcctaacttcATGTTCATAACCCAGATCCATTAAAGTAGCAATCCAATTCTAATTACCTCCATCAAAAAGCACCTCACAACTCTAAGCCACCAACAAAGGCACACAATAATCTTGTTTATTACGCACTCTTGCGgcacaaaatagagagataagagagagagagagagagagagagagagagagagagacggtggaGGAGAGATGACCTACCAACGAGGACGAAGCGCATGGTGGTTGTGGTGGCGGAGCAGGACCCAGAAGGCGTAGAGGTCGCGGGGCAGAACCACTCCAGCCCGTCGGCGTTGTGTACTCACACCAAGACTTTAGAGGCTCCATGGCGCCGAGCACAAAGGAAAGATGTagcagagagagaaacagagagagggaaaggCACGGAGGAAAGATGCCGACATCCTGAGTGAGAGGGGAAATGATAGAGGCAGATATCGGGCGGGAGGGAAAAATGAAGGAGACCGAGCCCTAGTTCGATACGACCTATTGTCGccgtaaaataacttttttcagcgacaaagttaaaaaaatcgctgcaataaaCTACAATTGCAGCGATTAACAAACCATTGtaacaaattttttaatatatccacgaattttttcatcacaaaaaataaagagaatggTTATACATCAGCTTGTAGCCGTAGCACACCTcacatgatatatttttttttaaacttagtaCATTAAATGTGCTGCGACTACAGactgatgtaaataatttttcaaaaataaaaaatactgaaaatgACCAATTTAGTATTTGCAACAAATATGTTAGTCgcaaaaattagaaaagttgctgcaaaaaatagttttaaaattttatgtaaaaatattaGGACGATGTAAAAATCGTTAGGTCTGACTAGGGGTGTGCAGAATTTCGagaactccgactccgacggagtcggagttgtcggaattaggagtcggaattcggagtagctccgaataattattcggagtcggagtcggagtcggagtcggagctcgaaggagctccaactccgactctgaatttttttttaaacccagctccaaaacgacgtcgttttggagctgggtttaaaaaaaaaattattgaacgacaccgttccacttaatatggaacggcgtcgttcggAAGTTCCTTCTTGAAGGGGCTTCTTCTTCACGTTTCAGAACGTCGTTCGCTCGTTCctcacttcctcttccttttcacttcttcttcttccttcttccttcttcacttcttcttcctccttcacttctctctcgcgtctccagtcccagtgactgaaccagtgaaccagtgaagttcagaacaccgttcgtcgttgctcctccctgccgccgtccctctgttcagcttctagccttccacctacggtgagccctaaatttaattcaagcacgtctcttatgaattggagccagcagttgtgattcttgtgattcttgtgtattgaatattcaatatagtccccaacacggcgctcaaaaacatgaattttacattgttttgaagacttgcgcttgagcgaggtgtcgagcgcaagtcgagcgcacgttgtattgaacattggctcgagcgatatgtcgagcagAAGTCAAgcaaacctctctggaagagttctgttcgagcgctacgtcgagcgctcatcgagcgaaactctctgtatggattctgctcgagcgcgacgtcgagcgcaggtcgagcgatcctctctgtatggattatgctcgagcgccacgttgagcgcacgtcgagcgaacctctctggatggattctgctcgagctccacgtcgagcgcacatcgagcgaacctctctgtatgagttctgctcgagcgccacttcgagcgcacatcgCGAACCTTTCGAGCGCTaacgcacgtcgagcgaacctctctgtatggcttctgctcgagcgcacgtcgagcgagcgcccatctggatgggttcgtctgagtcaagcgcacatcaaccgaacctcaatgtaataatacatcgatacatgtattattatgatacaataatacatgtcctattgtataatacaatagcctagtttatttttaaactaattttttgcttctaatttaattttttcagcttcattgattgtgatatggatcctagacatagtggagatgatcgtccacaaggggatgtggcggatgccaatgctacaactcctacaccggtgggtacttccacccctagagccacatctagggcagctacatctagggcagctacatctagcagctacatcttgtgcgagtagtcgactcccactcccagttgatatagaggatgaagatatgttcaacgaggaagaggagatgcccattgagcaagatcaaccaccacgaccttctaaaaagaggtcgtggacatgggagcatttcaccaaaattcctggtgaaattgcgaacccagtggcaagatgacattactgtggatcactttgtggatgccattcgaagaagcaaggtaccagtgtgtcaATAGCACATATAAATgattgccaacgatataagatagcgaagggattgcaagccactgatcagaccaacctcagttaccaaacttctacagccactgatggtacacagactaagaaattggtcatccctcaatacagtgagaagatgttgagggacatgcttgcagagatgataattactgatgagatgccatttaccacagtcgagaaaagaggctttcgaaagtttctaaattttgttgagccacgatttcccattccatcacggtatacagtgatgcgagattgtatgaagaggcatgcgaaggacaaggaggagatgaggaagatgtttattaccactggccagagagtgtcttttacgactgacacatggacttccatacagaacgtctgctacatgtgtatcacagcacactacattgacagtgagtggattttgcataaaaaaattattggttttaaagaaattgtggatcataaaggtgcatccattggggcgaagatggatgattgtttaaaggactggggaattcgaaaagtgctgtgtattacagttgacaatgccagtgcgaatgaaacagcaattgattggtttaagcggaacacgacggtgagagatgatgtcattcgggcccacgagtttattcacgttcgatgctgtgctcatatcattaacctcatagttgttgagggattaaaagaggttcatgattccataacccgagtccgcaacattgtacgatatgtgaagggttcccctcaaaggcttgccaagtttaaggcaatagcaaaagatttgaagattgaatgttctattatgctgtgcttggacgttccaactcgatggaattctacatacatgatgttggatgtggcacagaagtaccaaaaagcattcgagcggatggaggttgaggatgggggcctgaggtatgctttgttggagccagcaggacaggggctcggtgcgccagacgcacatgattggaccagtgtgagttattttgttgaatttttaagaactttttatgagataaccatgcgactatctggatccaaatatacgactgcgaactcatttttcagtgagctctcagagcttcacttccagttggaaaatagttgtactgactctgctggattgttatctgatatggctacgaggatgaagatcaaatatgataaatattgggggaatattgagaagataaatagattgctatttgtggttgtgatccttgacccccgagttaagttggccgttctagaattttgggtaaattccgtcctcggggcagtgaaggctggagagtttattagattgctaaaaagtgatgttgatgacttatatcatcactacagtactagtgctcagccttcatccgcagttggtagctcctcacattcgaggccgacaggatcgacagtttcctcaggtgatactgacccatctgtaggggttagaggcaatcgtgttatacggcagtatcatcaactcatgtcaacaaggaatattatgcattgtacatctgaggttgaacgatattttatggaagctgtcgaggcacctagtgatgtatttcagttattaacttggtggaaagttaattccaccaagtatccagtcctttcccgtgtggcccgagatgtgctagccattcctgtcactacggttgcctcagagtcggcatttagcactggaggtcgcgtgttggatgcttatcggagttcattgtcaccgtcaaccgtggaggccctcgtttgcacacagaattggataagtgaaacgcccattggactagataccgttggcgttgatgccgagagctataggcttgaatcgggtaagtttatatgcttttaaatgatgatttaattatttttaatgtttctaacttctactttttatgattttatagatctaattgtgaaccctaacataattaccgatgattgagagtttggaacggacgctacttgagagttgggatggagttgagagaacctcctttcttggtaagaatcaaattattcttttaccgtatataattttttattatcaattttttttcatctattgattgctactttctatcttcatttcaggcgtgaccaatggaacattggggtttgagtgaaacccgtgtttaatttttatgtagttatatttcaagactgagtcatattgttattacgttataaatgagactgttataacttatggctgcatcatacatgttatttactttttaaactatttatatagttatatttatgtacttatatcccgagcaaatacgtgggataagtactctttattctataatttctattagtacttatccatcctctctcaaaagtttataatttattatccaactgaaattaatcgaattatacaaattcgtaccatcattcttttctataaaattttaaatttgtgtaatgtttatgtttaaaattaaaattttatgttatattaattttatgttataaaatttttaatgttaatgttatataaaatgttatattaaaatctataaaattaattttatgttattagattattattatacatgaataataagattttaaaatttaattttatattaattaacaatttaacatataatataaaattattttacatataattatacaaattatatataatataaaaaatattttatatgatatacaTGCACAAGTTCAGTTCggtgtcaaaaaaataaaaaccacacACGGGCAAGTTTCGACCGGTgctgagaaaaaataaaacggaTATCGGATCAAACCGGTTTAAACCAAACCGGTTCACCGGTTTTTGTTTTCATCCCTATTTGTCCTATTACTTATCTTTTCTAACTGATTTTAATATTAGGATGGTCGAAAAACTAATTTCTTTAGATAATGTATATATACGAATTTCCCTAAATACTAATAACCTAacttaaataaagaaattaaaattttagaaaaaatatataaaaactaaaactaaaagaaattaaaattttaaattaaaccaaaattttaaaaacaattaaattagaaaaacttaattaaacATTCTCCAAAGAACAAAAAGTTATTTTcgtttttttgtctttttttttgtctggtctcactttattttatctttttctttttgttaaatGGACAATTAATCCTACATATTCGCCAGTTtgcaaaaaaaaacttttgtttggattttgaaGTTACACCCAATACTTAtaaaatctttcaaaattttcaataatatcttaccttataaaaaaatgttaaaattctaATGTGATCTAAACAAAAGTCTACACATGATACGAAAGTAGAATGTGATCGATCTACCtcattagaaaaggaaaaatactttAAGAAATCGAaactattttcaaaaataacaaaaaactattaaaaaactagaaatatataaaaaaaaatatatatattttgatggcAATGATCTAATGCGTCTCATGGAGAACACAGCAAGAGCATCTCTACATAAAATTCCCCTAATTTCAAACAATCCACAAAtgcatttcatttcaaattcttcttcattgaaGTAAACTCAAAACGTTACTTGTTTAATGATGTTATCAACATGTAACATATCTGACACTTGATAGGTTGAAACTGCAACTTCAATTTTGATAAGAGAACAATTGCAAGATATCAATCCCACAAACTCTTGTTGGACTTCTTTGAACTTTGCAATGGTGTACGTCTCTTgaaattttttcacaataaGAGAATGAGATATACATGGAATCATGctataaaaagaattgaaatcAATTGTATCctcattatcaatattttttctcaaaactctGTCAAATTGaccaaaaaaatcattcaatgtGGTCTTCAAGTGTAGAAAACCATCAAAATCTGTATTCACACTTTCACTCCATCGTGTGATACTCATTCTAGTCCAAAAGATATCTTTTAAATATACCGATATCCAATAAGTCCGTTCACTATATAACCCTTTATTATGGTTATTATTGTCTTCACATTGCACACTTTATACATGACTACCAACTTcattattctctttaaaaaagcAGATCgcaaaaagtaatattatacaaCCTCTCCAACTtctacacattatatttttttaaaatttgttattatttttaattttttttttagtttatttttttaaaattaatttaattattctattcattattcatatattaaatatttgataaaacaaatattaaaaattaaaaaaagtatagtgtGGATCAAAttgtataaatagtaaaaagttATGTAGATTTTTATTGCAAAACCCACAGACAATCAATCAAGgataatgctggagctcccgctgggggctcccgctgggagctcctgctgaagctctagtgtattttatcatgtgtattttttaatttttttttatataaatatttttaatgattttaaatatttttaaaaataaaaaaatttatatattattaaataatacttgcttaatcacgaagtaaaatataaaatatttttttataattttttattttacttcgtgattaaggaagtattttttaataactttttttttacttcttaattaagaaagtgtttttaatgatattctaaatttattttatttttaaaaaaatattaagaaatattatataaaaaataactttaaaaaaaacacatagcCTACAGCCCTCAGCGTAGCACGATCCTAATCAAACGAATGCCCCAAACGTACGTACagggattaaaagaaaaaaaaatgaaaaatacattattaATCATTTACATAAATTTGGAGTTATTTGGAGATCGTGATCTTTCTGCAGATTCTATCTGCAGGTACGGATAATTTATTGAGAGATTAACTCAAGCAAAGTTTTGAAATCTTTGGAAGCAATACCATCAGGTCCGGCAGCTTTCACTATAAGCTCTTTAAGATCTCTGATCTTCTCCCTCATCCTCCTTCCATGTTGATCATGTCCCAGAACGAGCTCCAAGCTCTTGACCATTCCCTTCTTTGTAAACACCCCTCCCTCAACCCTAAGCCCTATCTCCCACACGTCCTCTACCATCCGTCCGTTCATCTTATTGTCCCCTAAGACCGGCCGGCAGATCATTGGAACCTCTCCGACAATGCTCTCAAACACAGAGTTGTATCCACAGTGTGTAATGTACACGCCTACTGCTTTATGTGACAAGACATAAGCCTGGGGTGCCCAGGGAACTATTTTTCCTTGTTTCCTTGTCCTCTCGAGGAACCCATTCGGCAGAAATGCTTTGAAGTTTTCCCTAAGAGACCAAAGAAAAGGAACGCAACTCGCTTCCAGCGCCTCTGCTAAAGCTGCAAACTCGTGGGGTGGCACCGCCGCCAGTGTTCCAAAGCTTATATATGCTACCGATGTTGGCTTTTGCTCGTCCAACCATGGGAGGCAGCCTGTGGCGTCTGAATGCGATGGTGGTAGGGGTGGAGTTGGGACTATTAATGTGAGAAATCCCACGTACAGAATGTCTTGGAGCTTGGACTTGAGATCATCGGTAAGTATGGTTGAGTTTAGTTCTTGGAAAGAGTTCATCACAACAGCATTTGCTCGTGGCAGGACTTCCCTAATTCTGCGCAGTGTGCGTGCGAAAATTGGAGAACAATTTGACTGATTACCTTGAAGTATTTCTTGAAGTATTTCTGGGGGTAAGTCCCCGAAGCGCATTACGGAGAGTCCTGGAATGGCATCCAGTGTTTTTTCAATAGTGTCTAGATCCCCCACTGCACCGCCATTACCATGAGCTTCACCGCCACCGCAAGCTTTAGCATAAGTCTCATGGATGAGAGCACTGTAAATGTGGGCAGAGAGTTCGTGGGGTGCGGGAACGTATAAAGGGACCCACTTTACATGCATGTCCGCAGCCAAATCGCAGCCAAAGACCAAGAAAGCATCGCTCAAGATGCAGGTGATCTTTTGCTGCCCAGTCTCAGCCACTGCCATATCCATGCCTTTGCGGAAGCTCTCAGGTGTAGCCTCAAGGAACAGCTCCAGTTCCTCGAGGGGATTCCCGGGAGTGAGGACATGTCCCTCCGGCACGCCATCCGCAACATCGTAGAATTTAAGGTTGTGTGGGAGGTGAGCTCCTGAGGTGGCAGAGAGCTTTTGATTGGATTTGGCAGTATTGAGGAAGGAGAACCGCACGTCAGGGGCGGCCGATGCTAATTTGGAAGCTAGGTTGAGTAAAAGCCAGGGATGGCAGCCAAATGGAAATGCCAAAACTGCAACATGCTGATTTTTTCCTGAGCTTTGACTCATTTTTCTTGGCTTGATTTGCTTCTTGATACCAGATAATATTAGTGTAATTGGTATTAATAGCATAATACATTCCAAACTCTTCTTAACTGTCGGCAATTAATATTACTTAGTACTGAATGGTAGCTTTAAACCTAAGTCTGACTGGTAGCCATAGTTAGGTAAGCACTCCCGCCAACTAACATTCTTGGCAATTAATATTATGGAACTTGATAAAGACGAAGTGGACCTATAAGtataaatgctttttttttttctcttttttctttaattattttttacacagttttattattattttttaaatatcaattcactaatattcattttcttaatcattaaatacaaaaatcaataattaaaaatttaatagatCAATTTTATCGGTTCaactaacattttcctaatATTATTGAGTACTGATTGATAGTTTTAAACTAGAGGCTTGTTTGAAAATAGGAGTTGTGCTATACAGAAGtctcacactctgcacaccatttaaaaaatatatgattttactattttatcttcatgtttcatatttcatatttcatgaattaTGAGTGTAAAAGAATAaagttacatatttttaaattgtgtgCAAGTatgtgaggcttatgtataaaatttttcttgaaaatagatttcatcccaaaattctcatctatGAATCTcattatatcatcttattttttgtttgaaagtttggaaaactgtaatgattaatttaaaaatatttatatttaaattttgtttgagaaGAAATCGAAACATACTTTAAGAAATCGAaactattttcaaaaataacaaaaaactatttaaaaaactacaatataaaaaaatcaattaaatttatttattgaagataataaattctatattcGCATTGTCATCTAGCTTAGACAATGACAAT containing:
- the LOC108990991 gene encoding anthocyanidin 3-O-glucosyltransferase 7-like produces the protein MSQSSGKNQHVAVLAFPFGCHPWLLLNLASKLASAAPDVRFSFLNTAKSNQKLSATSGAHLPHNLKFYDVADGVPEGHVLTPGNPLEELELFLEATPESFRKGMDMAVAETGQQKITCILSDAFLVFGCDLAADMHVKWVPLYVPAPHELSAHIYSALIHETYAKACGGGEAHGNGGAVGDLDTIEKTLDAIPGLSVMRFGDLPPEILQEILQGNQSNCSPIFARTLRRIREVLPRANAVVMNSFQELNSTILTDDLKSKLQDILYVGFLTLIVPTPPLPPSHSDATGCLPWLDEQKPTSVAYISFGTLAAVPPHEFAALAEALEASCVPFLWSLRENFKAFLPNGFLERTRKQGKIVPWAPQAYVLSHKAVGVYITHCGYNSVFESIVGEVPMICRPVLGDNKMNGRMVEDVWEIGLRVEGGVFTKKGMVKSLELVLGHDQHGRRMREKIRDLKELIVKAAGPDGIASKDFKTLLELISQ